A window of Sphingobacterium sp. SRCM116780 contains these coding sequences:
- a CDS encoding helix-turn-helix domain-containing protein, with translation MLTFYKPKNQILATYIEGYYFLRNNEKDFSLSYYTFPNNFQIVSCAAHVDIALKENQLISKHNKTKKFISTFTYNYFTPIQIDYYGKINEITIYFKPLGLNHFVSNLEKYHKKENFISFLPFLDFQYEMQKILSIDDIEESRDRLEKYWIGKLLEINVLSIYQIITMMDVMNIGEISDKLKISRQYLYKTFKAYTGKSPVEFKRIQRFRNALEFPQASLTETGLQNLFYDQSHFIKEVQKFTNILPKVLFKNVKYKTANPWLII, from the coding sequence ATGCTAACATTTTATAAACCCAAAAACCAAATATTAGCGACGTATATTGAAGGCTATTATTTTTTAAGAAATAACGAAAAGGATTTTTCATTATCTTATTATACCTTCCCTAACAATTTCCAAATTGTTAGTTGTGCTGCACATGTTGACATAGCACTAAAAGAAAACCAGCTAATTTCAAAACATAACAAGACAAAAAAGTTTATTTCTACGTTTACATACAATTATTTTACACCTATTCAAATTGATTATTATGGAAAAATAAATGAGATAACGATCTATTTTAAGCCTTTGGGATTAAATCATTTTGTAAGCAATCTTGAAAAATATCATAAAAAAGAGAATTTTATTTCATTCTTACCTTTTCTTGATTTTCAATACGAAATGCAAAAGATATTGTCTATTGATGATATAGAAGAGTCCAGAGATAGGCTTGAAAAGTATTGGATAGGCAAACTATTAGAAATAAATGTATTATCAATTTATCAAATTATTACGATGATGGATGTTATGAATATTGGCGAGATTTCTGATAAGCTTAAAATTTCAAGACAGTATCTTTATAAAACTTTTAAAGCATATACTGGAAAGTCTCCCGTTGAATTTAAACGAATCCAACGGTTTAGAAACGCATTGGAATTTCCACAAGCTAGTTTAACAGAAACTGGATTACAGAACTTGTTTTATGATCAATCGCATTTCATCAAAGAAGTACAGAAGTTTACGAACATTCTTCCTAAAGTTCTTTTCAAAAACGTAAAATATAAAACAGCTAATCCGTGGTTGATCATTTAG
- a CDS encoding Imm30 family immunity protein, with amino-acid sequence MKNQEQYTQQLIENKLMISSEEISLYEEAVEKLFDRENISAIDSLIYGFSDLSEDREVMFSTLHAIEYYGKSLDLEIYMNKLLPLLRLLEKDAYEWSETFFLRIMNYI; translated from the coding sequence ATGAAAAATCAAGAACAATATACCCAGCAGTTAATTGAAAATAAATTAATGATTTCCAGTGAGGAGATCTCTCTTTATGAAGAAGCTGTTGAGAAACTATTTGACAGAGAAAACATATCTGCCATTGACTCTCTTATTTATGGATTCTCCGATCTTAGTGAAGATCGTGAAGTCATGTTTTCAACGCTTCATGCAATAGAATATTACGGTAAGAGTTTAGACCTAGAAATATATATGAATAAGTTATTACCCTTGCTAAGGTTACTAGAGAAAGATGCTTATGAATGGAGTGAAACATTTTTTCTTAGAATAATGAATTATATTTAG
- a CDS encoding DinB family protein: protein MMKQALLGEMLHEAENTRKLLSMIPDDSLDYRPQPHLWSVAQLASHIAEVYNWYDATFNQDSFDMATYQYDKGDISKANNILQKFEENAAKAKAAIEKSDESQYMNTWTMQMDNNPIMPPMPKIQVIRGFLYNHLYHHRGELISHLRATGNKVPSLYGPNYEESQRPM from the coding sequence ATGATGAAACAAGCACTTCTCGGCGAGATGTTACACGAAGCCGAAAACACACGTAAACTATTATCGATGATCCCTGATGATAGTTTGGATTATCGTCCACAACCTCATTTATGGTCGGTGGCTCAATTGGCATCGCATATTGCCGAGGTATACAATTGGTATGATGCAACGTTTAATCAAGATAGTTTCGACATGGCCACTTATCAATATGATAAGGGTGATATTTCAAAAGCTAACAACATTCTACAAAAATTTGAGGAAAATGCCGCTAAAGCTAAGGCTGCTATCGAAAAATCAGATGAATCGCAATATATGAATACCTGGACAATGCAGATGGATAACAACCCTATAATGCCACCAATGCCAAAGATACAGGTCATCAGAGGATTTTTGTACAACCACCTGTATCATCATCGTGGTGAATTAATTTCACATTTGAGAGCTACAGGAAATAAAGTACCTTCTCTTTATGGTCCTAATTACGAAGAATCTCAACGACCAATGTAA
- a CDS encoding EthD family reductase yields the protein MNNRNILLIGLLILIAYTGCQPKHDINVKGMIKVSIFYPNAAGKTFDMNYYLDKHIPLVDSVFGDALKKVAIDRGLEGGSPNSAAPNVVICHLYFKSKESYQKILENNAEKFAADFPKYTNIKPVVQISEVIR from the coding sequence ATGAACAATAGAAATATTTTACTTATTGGATTACTCATCTTGATAGCTTACACAGGTTGTCAACCAAAGCATGACATTAATGTAAAAGGAATGATAAAAGTTAGTATTTTTTATCCCAATGCTGCAGGTAAAACGTTTGATATGAATTATTATTTAGACAAGCATATACCCTTAGTTGATAGTGTTTTTGGCGATGCTTTGAAAAAAGTAGCTATAGATCGCGGTTTAGAAGGCGGATCACCTAATTCAGCCGCTCCAAATGTTGTTATATGCCATTTATATTTTAAATCCAAGGAATCTTATCAGAAAATTTTAGAAAATAACGCTGAGAAATTTGCAGCGGACTTTCCAAAATATACAAATATAAAACCTGTGGTTCAAATCAGTGAAGTAATCAGATAG
- a CDS encoding pentapeptide repeat-containing protein, protein MLNTKMIGNKIAEARKKINISQAQLAQFLFISPQAVGKWERGESSPDIITFNRLSEILGVDLNYFSENFQSADDGTASKTPIDPSSDMEQTIQEDTQPINTQEHQVRINLNAVNLQESDFAGVMLHKGKFKATPLYGADFTNADLTGSSFEVSDAHDANFDGANLTDCSFSITDLANASFHKSILVRTDFNKSLLVGTKFTDVKLTDVRLTMIDLRKTIFDNCIFNHVDFKYSDLRGMRFDGHTFIDVQFDKSALNDVSFAGATLRNVSFRLPFSITNKSYRDFKTVSFDGAIMDKLTYAGLKGLWDINLSKVTII, encoded by the coding sequence ATGTTAAACACGAAGATGATTGGCAATAAAATTGCCGAAGCACGAAAGAAAATCAATATATCGCAAGCACAACTTGCTCAATTTCTATTTATAAGTCCACAAGCAGTTGGAAAATGGGAACGCGGGGAATCAAGTCCTGACATCATTACTTTTAACCGGCTCTCGGAAATTTTGGGTGTTGATCTGAATTATTTTTCAGAAAACTTCCAATCCGCGGACGATGGAACAGCTTCTAAGACACCCATTGATCCTAGTAGCGACATGGAACAAACGATACAAGAGGATACTCAACCAATAAATACCCAAGAGCATCAGGTTCGCATAAACCTCAATGCAGTCAATCTGCAAGAGAGTGACTTCGCAGGCGTTATGCTACACAAAGGAAAGTTCAAAGCAACCCCATTATATGGAGCCGACTTTACCAATGCCGATTTAACAGGCAGCTCTTTTGAGGTTAGCGATGCACACGATGCCAATTTTGATGGAGCAAATCTAACAGACTGTAGTTTTTCCATCACTGACCTTGCGAATGCAAGCTTCCATAAATCCATACTCGTACGTACCGACTTCAACAAGTCGTTACTGGTCGGAACAAAATTTACAGATGTAAAACTGACTGACGTAAGGTTAACCATGATTGATCTTAGAAAAACAATCTTTGATAACTGTATTTTTAACCATGTGGATTTTAAATATTCTGACTTGCGAGGAATGCGTTTTGACGGGCACACCTTCATCGATGTCCAATTTGACAAGTCTGCACTAAATGATGTTTCGTTTGCGGGAGCGACGCTCAGGAATGTGTCATTCCGTCTACCTTTTTCCATAACAAACAAATCTTACCGAGACTTCAAAACCGTCAGCTTTGACGGTGCCATAATGGATAAGTTGACTTATGCTGGACTTAAAGGTCTATGGGATATCAATTTGTCCAAGGTAACAATTATATAA
- a CDS encoding acyltransferase family protein, which translates to MNNNSLSAKPHYPILDGLRGVAAIIVVTFHLTEPLGTGHLDILVNHGYLAVDFFFLLSGFVIGYAYDDRWHKMTIGTFFKRRIERLQPMVILGMTLGAIGFYFTDSTIWPFIHTIPFWKMLLVMLIGYTILPVPLSMDIRGWQEMHPLNSVGWSLFFEYIANILYAIGVRKFSKTALSILVLIAAIALAHLAITSPNGDVSGGWTLNLEQVRIGFTRMMYPFFAGLLLSRIAKPTHIKHAFLWCSLLIALVLYMPRIGDAEHLWMNGVYESICIIIIFPLIIYLGASGVIHTQTEHKICKFLGDISYPLYLVHYPLVYFYVAWISNHKGVTIVQAWPYAALILIGSIILAYASLKWYDEPVRNWLRKKLR; encoded by the coding sequence ATGAATAATAATAGCCTCTCAGCAAAGCCACATTACCCTATATTGGATGGATTACGTGGTGTAGCAGCCATTATCGTTGTCACCTTTCACCTGACCGAACCATTAGGAACTGGGCACCTGGATATCTTGGTCAACCACGGATATCTAGCCGTTGACTTTTTCTTTCTGTTGTCTGGCTTTGTGATCGGCTATGCTTATGACGACCGCTGGCATAAAATGACCATCGGAACTTTCTTTAAGCGCCGGATCGAACGACTTCAGCCTATGGTTATTTTAGGGATGACCCTTGGAGCAATTGGGTTCTATTTTACAGATTCAACGATCTGGCCGTTCATCCATACCATCCCCTTCTGGAAAATGCTGTTGGTAATGCTCATCGGTTATACTATTCTACCTGTTCCCTTGTCAATGGATATAAGAGGTTGGCAAGAAATGCATCCGCTCAATAGCGTAGGTTGGTCATTGTTCTTTGAATACATTGCCAATATCCTGTATGCTATCGGCGTTAGGAAGTTCTCAAAAACAGCGCTGAGTATTTTGGTATTGATTGCAGCCATAGCCCTTGCTCATTTAGCCATTACCAGCCCCAACGGAGATGTCAGTGGTGGCTGGACACTAAACCTTGAACAAGTACGTATAGGTTTTACTCGGATGATGTATCCCTTCTTTGCAGGTCTGTTACTTTCACGAATAGCTAAACCCACCCATATTAAGCATGCCTTTTTATGGTGCAGCCTCTTAATCGCTCTTGTTTTATATATGCCACGCATAGGTGATGCTGAGCATCTTTGGATGAATGGAGTCTACGAATCAATATGTATAATTATTATTTTTCCACTCATTATTTACCTGGGTGCTAGCGGTGTGATACATACCCAGACTGAGCATAAGATATGCAAATTCTTAGGTGATATCTCCTATCCACTTTACCTAGTACATTATCCACTGGTCTATTTTTATGTCGCCTGGATCAGCAACCATAAAGGCGTAACCATCGTGCAAGCCTGGCCTTATGCGGCGTTGATCCTAATTGGTAGTATTATTTTGGCCTATGCTAGTTTGAAATGGTATGATGAGCCGGTTCGCAACTGGTTAAGAAAAAAACTTAGGTAA
- a CDS encoding transposase: MQEAERKLLSLLMPEGLLEYFQILEVDQVDNQLHIYLDELNIVPAGFENSKLESKGFMPSTEISDFPIRGQKVTLHIRRRRWTVLDTGDIITRDWNLVREGARMTTEFGLFLKKIFG, from the coding sequence TTGCAAGAGGCTGAACGTAAATTATTATCCTTATTAATGCCTGAAGGGCTTTTAGAATACTTTCAAATTTTAGAGGTCGATCAGGTTGATAATCAACTCCACATTTATTTAGATGAACTTAATATAGTTCCAGCTGGTTTTGAGAACAGTAAGCTGGAGTCGAAAGGTTTTATGCCTTCCACCGAGATTTCAGACTTTCCTATTCGAGGGCAGAAAGTTACGCTACATATTCGTCGTCGTCGTTGGACGGTTCTTGATACTGGAGATATTATCACAAGAGATTGGAACCTCGTACGTGAGGGTGCTCGAATGACAACGGAATTCGGGCTTTTTTTAAAGAAGATATTTGGATAA
- a CDS encoding transposase yields the protein MDNHPVSAHLVGLFFHVDGKQLQDQYKNHLSDFHDWDQKPHAEQWILFPENISEHLSIDETSFSNGELYTIISSKSAKGRKGTILATIRGTKAEDIITVLEKIPLRSRNKVKEVTMDMAPNMAKAIRRCFRNARRVVDRFHVQKLAYDAVQELRIKYRWEVLDTESKNMTVSRKQGQTYEPELLANGDTLKQLLARSRHLLFKHPSRWTESQKHRAELLFLRFPKLKQAYDLGIALGDIFNKCKDKKIAFTKLGLWHNQVENVGIIGSR from the coding sequence TTGGATAACCATCCTGTAAGCGCCCATTTGGTGGGACTATTTTTTCATGTGGATGGTAAGCAATTACAGGATCAATACAAGAATCATCTCAGTGATTTCCATGACTGGGATCAAAAGCCTCATGCTGAACAATGGATTCTTTTCCCTGAAAACATCTCCGAACACCTAAGCATTGATGAGACCAGTTTTAGTAATGGCGAACTTTATACGATAATAAGTAGCAAATCTGCAAAAGGTAGGAAAGGAACCATTTTAGCCACTATACGGGGCACTAAGGCCGAAGACATCATTACTGTCTTAGAAAAGATTCCTTTACGATCAAGAAACAAGGTTAAGGAAGTGACCATGGATATGGCGCCAAACATGGCCAAAGCTATCCGCAGATGTTTCAGGAATGCTAGACGAGTGGTCGACCGATTTCATGTTCAAAAGCTAGCTTACGACGCTGTTCAGGAGCTTCGAATAAAATATCGTTGGGAAGTATTGGATACTGAAAGTAAGAATATGACGGTATCCAGAAAACAGGGACAAACCTATGAACCTGAGCTGCTAGCCAACGGAGATACTCTTAAGCAGCTTTTAGCTAGATCTAGGCATCTCCTTTTCAAGCACCCAAGTAGATGGACAGAAAGTCAGAAACATCGTGCAGAACTTTTATTCCTGCGGTTTCCCAAACTAAAACAAGCTTACGATCTAGGAATTGCCCTGGGCGATATCTTCAACAAATGCAAAGACAAGAAAATAGCTTTTACCAAGCTAGGCCTGTGGCATAATCAGGTTGAGAATGTAGGAATAATTGGATCAAGATGA
- a CDS encoding transposase, translating into MDNHPVSAHLVGLFFHVDGKQLQDQYKNHLSDFHDWDQKPHAEQWILFPENISEHLSIDETSFSNGELYTIISSKSAKGRKGTILATIRGTKAEDIITVLEKIPLRSRNKVKEVTMDMAPNMAKAIRRCFRNARRVVDRFHVQKLAYDAVQELRIKYRWEVLDTESKNMTVSRKQGQTYEPELLANGDTLKQLLARSRHLLFKHPSRWTESQKHRAELLFLRFPKLKQAYDLGIALGDIFNKCKDKKIAFTKLGLWHNQVENVGIISFESVARSIAAHHQYILHYFDNRSTNASAESFNAKLKAFRSVFRGVRDTTFFLYRVMKLYA; encoded by the coding sequence TTGGATAACCATCCTGTAAGCGCCCATTTGGTGGGACTATTTTTTCATGTGGATGGTAAGCAATTACAGGATCAATACAAGAATCATCTCAGTGATTTCCATGACTGGGATCAAAAGCCTCATGCTGAACAATGGATTCTTTTCCCTGAAAACATCTCCGAACACCTAAGCATTGATGAGACCAGTTTTAGTAATGGCGAACTTTATACGATAATAAGTAGCAAATCTGCAAAAGGTAGGAAAGGAACCATTTTAGCCACTATACGGGGCACTAAGGCCGAAGACATCATTACTGTCTTAGAAAAGATTCCTTTACGATCAAGAAACAAGGTTAAGGAAGTGACCATGGATATGGCGCCAAACATGGCCAAAGCTATCCGCAGATGTTTCAGGAATGCTAGACGAGTGGTCGACCGATTTCATGTTCAAAAGCTAGCTTACGACGCTGTTCAGGAGCTTCGAATAAAATATCGTTGGGAAGTATTGGATACTGAAAGTAAGAATATGACGGTATCCAGAAAACAGGGACAAACCTATGAACCTGAGCTGCTAGCCAACGGAGATACTCTTAAGCAGCTTTTAGCTAGATCTAGGCATCTCCTTTTCAAGCACCCAAGTAGATGGACAGAAAGTCAGAAACATCGTGCAGAACTTTTATTCCTGCGGTTTCCCAAACTAAAACAAGCTTACGATCTAGGAATTGCCCTGGGCGATATCTTCAACAAATGCAAAGACAAGAAAATAGCTTTTACCAAGCTAGGCCTGTGGCATAATCAGGTTGAGAATGTAGGAATAATTTCATTTGAGAGTGTAGCAAGGTCAATAGCTGCACATCATCAATATATCTTACATTACTTCGATAACAGAAGTACAAATGCATCTGCAGAATCCTTCAATGCTAAACTTAAAGCTTTTAGAAGTGTATTTCGCGGAGTAAGGGATACTACATTCTTCTTATACAGAGTGATGAAATTATATGCTTAA
- the prmC gene encoding peptide chain release factor N(5)-glutamine methyltransferase yields MEKLQTYHSLFQKNLATFYDTEEIKNLFFMVIEDVLGLSSIQYSLNKDLELSEEQHIRMNKLLKELVKQKPIQHILKKADFYGEVFEVNEFVLIPRSETEELVDMIIRNHQHQAPLRIIDVGTGSGCIPITLKKHLKEANISALDISKEAIATAKRNADRLNTPINFVNADILEWEYIFQNQQYDIIVSNPPYITPKEKEQMHPNVLEFEPHLALFVEETAPLLFYETIASFALKHLSAEGDLYFEINQYYGTETVDMLRKKGFKTVDLYHDMQQNPRMIHAKR; encoded by the coding sequence ATGGAAAAATTACAAACCTACCACAGCTTATTCCAAAAGAATTTAGCGACATTTTATGATACAGAGGAGATTAAAAACTTATTCTTCATGGTGATTGAAGATGTTTTAGGTCTTTCTAGCATACAATATAGTTTAAATAAAGATCTCGAATTATCAGAGGAGCAACATATTCGAATGAATAAACTGTTAAAAGAGTTGGTAAAACAAAAACCCATTCAACACATATTGAAAAAAGCAGATTTCTATGGGGAGGTTTTTGAGGTCAATGAGTTTGTCCTAATCCCGCGTTCAGAAACAGAGGAATTGGTGGATATGATTATCCGTAATCATCAACATCAAGCACCTCTTCGTATCATTGATGTCGGAACGGGCTCTGGTTGTATTCCAATTACATTAAAAAAGCATCTCAAAGAAGCAAATATATCAGCATTGGATATTTCGAAAGAAGCTATTGCTACTGCAAAACGCAACGCAGATCGGTTGAATACACCTATTAATTTTGTTAATGCCGATATTTTAGAGTGGGAATATATTTTTCAAAACCAACAATATGATATCATTGTCAGCAACCCACCCTATATCACCCCCAAAGAAAAAGAGCAAATGCATCCCAATGTTTTGGAATTTGAACCCCACCTCGCTCTTTTTGTAGAAGAGACAGCACCCTTATTATTTTATGAAACGATCGCATCCTTTGCTTTGAAACATTTATCTGCAGAAGGGGATCTATATTTTGAAATAAATCAGTATTACGGAACAGAAACCGTCGATATGCTGCGTAAAAAAGGTTTTAAGACTGTAGATTTATATCACGATATGCAACAAAACCCACGGATGATACATGCTAAAAGATAA